TGTCCTGCTGGCTGTGGTGTGTGAATATATCTATTTATACACACCCAGAGCTCCTGCACTGCCCACTGACAGGGAGCTgtaggcagcagctccagggatgaGCTGGGACTGGCTGGGGCCATCCAAGAAGTGTTTTCCAGGGATTTGGACTAGTCAGAGGCTGTGGGATGAGCCTCTGCTGGGCAGCCTCGGGGCTTTCACTGGCACTCATTAGTACAGATTAGATATGAAATAATCAGCTTAGATGGGTGCTGCAGGTGAGCAGGCAGGTGAggctgccagcacagactgTGCTTCCAGGCAGGCTTTTCCTCTGAAAGGAGGAACAGCAGCCTTTCTTCCAGAACTTCAGTGTGACTTTTGTTTTGCCTCCTGCAGACACAGTAAGTTAAATTTCACGGTATTAGCGCTTAAGTAAACGTCAGGCTCTGTTCCAATAGCTGCTACTCAGCGTTGTTGCTCATCATCACTATTGCTATTTGGAATCCTCACTCCAGTAGCAAAGAAGCCTGAAGAATGACTCCTGCTTAACTCTTGCTTTTGGCTCTCTGCTCTCCAGAGTGTACAGaagctgctgtttgctgctgtcTTGAAACTGCTTGGCTGGTATCAGGAACCCTCCAGAGAGGATTTAACACAGGCTTAACCCTCCACAGACTAAACCTGTGCTCCGAAGCACATGCACCATACAGTGTTAGGTATCTCTTTGAATGATTTATAGTGTTGTGTGATAGGCATGGACAAGGAGCAGAGCCCATGGGATTTGGTAGAACAGACCCAGGTTTGTGGTCACTCAGGTCCAGCCCTTTTTAACCAGAAAGTCCACTCTGTGATTATCAGTttcccagtgggaaaaaaaccccaaaacaaaccaaaagagAGACCAAACACTTGCAAAAATGCAAACAGTGATGCTTCTCTGCTGAAAGTTTTCCAACAAAATCCCAAAGAGCCTCATTTTCTGGCTCAGGGCTCTTTTCTTGCTGGCTGCCCACCAGGTCCTAAGTCCAGCTGTGCAAGAAGCACCATATAAGATGTTTCCTAATTTGATAGGAATTGAATGGTCCAGATTTACTTTCATGTTTGCATTTTGTTTGCAGTTTCTAGTTCTGTACTGTATTAGAGTGGgtgttttggggagttttgtgACTACTTTGTTTTTGGGTGGCAAAATTCTGGTAAACTGCTTCCAAAAACATCTTACAGCCCTTTCTTCAGATTGTTGTAATGAGATTATATGGAACaatgtatattaaaaaagaaCTGGAAAAGTACAGAAAAACTTATTCCACTGTGCTGTTGAGCAGTCATAGTGGAATAGTTTATAGAGCAGTTCTGGGACTCTCTTACAACTGTTTTTGCATgttttcactaaaaaaaaaaaatcagaaacatgAGCTGCAGAATCTCTGCAGTGACAGCTCCGGGAGTAAACCTCTTTTATTTATACACCTTTATTTGTAAACATGCCCAAATATTTTTGGATAAGTAGTGCTGAGGCTCCTGTAACAAGCAAGaatggagaattttttttacagaCTCTCCTCTGGTGGCACTGACCAGACACTTCCCAGTGACCAGAAATGCCTGTCCTGTTCTGTATATGCCAGTGGCAGCTTTCATTTCATTTAATAACGTTCTCATTCTTATTtgattcaaaagaaaattggggaaaatagaagaaaagcaggttttcattcagaaaggaaaaaaaaactggcaGCTTTGTGTGAGCCCAGTAATTATTAACTGCTCCAAGTAATTTTGAACTTTTTAAAGTTTACAAACATAAGTGTGGGATGGTGTGGGGGCAGGGGAGGATTGTTCAATCTGAGAAGTGACCTGAAGTCTAAAGACTTCTGCTGGAGAAACAAAAAGTTTAAAACACTCTTCTGAAATGTGACACAGCTCAAGGTTTGTAGTCATGGCCAGGAATAGTTATCAGCAAAGCTGAGGCTTCTTTATCTCTGTTGCCTGTTCTTTACTCTTTAAGGAGGTGGAAGACAGGGACTGGATGATCAAGGAGAACTGAACATTTAAACAGATTTTGGAGGTGGCTATACACTTTCAAATGTATTTAGCTTATTTTGTGACAAATAGTTGCTTTCTTTATGTGAAACtgttgtttctttcatgtttttttctaaaatattcagACTTGCACTCAGTCTTGTTGCTGTGCCCAACACCTGGGGCCCACAAGTGGGTGTTCCTTAGATGgacttctgtatttttaaatgtttgtctTCTAAATAAAAACACAGCGCTAGCACATCAGTGTTAAAGGAAAAATCTGTTCTTCTACCAAAATATTGCTCAGTCACATATTTCTTGCAGTTTGTCCTTCTAGTCTACTGTTGTTAttgttgctttgtttcctgGGTCACATGGAGGACTGGAGATAAATGTACACAGCTTCCATACTGCTTTGCAGTTCTGCTCTAAGGACAATGTGTCCGTTCATCCTTGTTCTTGTTGCTAAAAAGGACCCTGTGGTCATCACAAATGAGCTGGAAAATATTCATGTAGGAATGGGGGCTCACCCCATCATGTTTACAGCTTAATTTCTCCAAAGCTTTGGTTCTTCTGGATGTAAAATTCTTCTGAGGAGATGTTAATTTAGTTTGTGCTCGTGGGTTAGTTTCTAATCCTGCTTCATGCTCAGAAGGATGCTTGTTGTATATAAGTGCTTTGGCACTAACTGTTTTATAAACACTGTAAATACTTTTAgtcttgttttcttgtttttctttgagcAAAGATATATTCATGTGTGACTGGGGTTATTAAAATAATCATGTACTTCACACTGCACAGTGCATGAAACACATTTTCTCAAAGCACCACGGAGCCGCGCAGAGGTTGGCTGGTATCACCGCGTGCATCAAAACCAGAACAGCATGAAATTATCCAAATCCTCCCTACTTCACGTTACATGAGGCTTTTGACTCTGAAATCCCACTCGATGCCACTTTCATTCTTCTGATGACATAGTTGTAGGGCAGTCAGAGCAGTTGTAATTAGATCCACGTTCCTGGGGATTGCCGGCTCCCTCCAGgtctgtggtgctgcagggatACAGCCCAGTCACTTCCCAGGTCTGTGGGGCCTGCAGGAGACAGgtgcttttgcttttctcaaGGCAGCAGGGCCAGACAAATCTCAAACAGATACAGAAATTAGTCACATGGAAAATGAGGTCCAGCTTATCCTCCTATATCCCTCTTGAAATCCAGGACAGAGCAACTCCCGTGTTGGGTGTGTGGTGATTTGTGCTGCTGCACTCCTGAGCCTGCTTGCAGGGGTTATGAGTGGAGCAGCAGAATTCCTTGGTGTCCATACTCTTGGATTTGGTTCTGAGGTATGCTTTAAAGGGAAGCTTTGAGATACAGAAGGAAATGCAAGTAGTGCAGCACTACTTACCAGAACCTTAAAGTTACACTTcgcttttaaatttttgatttATTGAAAGAGAACAGCAGTGTAGGTAGTGAACCCTTCAGAAAAGTCATGCATTTATTCCACTTCCCATGAGTGAAATATCCCAGTGTCACTTCACATGGCAATCTGAGGGTACAATATTTGCATatagtgtgtatatatatatatatatgtatatttgcATATAGTTTATATTTGCAGGCACAGTGTTTCTGTGAACTCTGTTACTAAAAAGTAATAAAGATTATTTGTGTGCATCATTTACTGGAGTTGATGGTGAAGAGACCCAGGTGCCAAGCCATTCTTAGAGCAGACATAcatatttcagctttttcatGCAGAAGTGTGTCCTTGCTGCAGAGGTCATGAGTTGTGCAAACGTCTGCTCCTGGGATGTAAACTACAGTTCAGTTAATGTGAAACAGTTTATTTGTCTGTACATAACTTTGAAAGCAcagtttaattttgtttaattgcTCTTGGTTTTAGACGGGGCGAAGACAATCCTCTTCAtgttgtaaaaagaaaaattatgtgcATTTGTTTGTCACATCAGTGTTGGATCTTTACTCAGGCTGTCACCTAAATTAGGGGGAAATTTCCCAAGCAGAGCATAACTTTACTATCCTAAAGAAGTTCAAGTAGGAGAGAACACACTTATTGCATTGAAAATTCAAGAACTAAGTCTAACACTAAGTATTGCATCTCTTCAGGTAATTTTTGGGAAGGTGAGGCTTTTTAGCTGTGAGTTGTGAGTGGTGTTGATACTTCCAACCTTCTATGAGGTTACAACATAGTTGTTCCTTAAGCGTGAGTGCTGGTTAGAAATCCTGAAGAGGCTGAGCTAGGGTTTGATTTTTGTCACTTAGGTGTATTCTCTGTGTACCTGAACACTTGAATGTTGCAGAAAGTAAACCAGTGAGAAGATTTGGGGACAAGAAATGGTTAATACTTGTTTCTgtagctgtttatttttaaagtttagaAGTAGTTACAACTTTCTGTTCAGGTTGTTCTGCCTAGGTGATAACTACTTTAATATAATAGTAGTGTATTTGGGCTGAAGCAGTCCTTTGGAGGTGGCCAAATAAATGATTTTTGGTGGGCAGGGAAACTTGGAGTAAGTTTTGGATGTTGTAGCTGCTTTGCTCAATTGTGGTTCCTATGGTTATAGTTTGCTGTGGTTAAAAATGTGCTGCTCAACTTGCTTTGCTTGGCTTTTTAGTAAAGGGCTTTTAACCAGTGTGTCCTGGCTGTACTGGCAGTGTGGGCCTTACTTGAAGGATTTTATTACTGCTataattattactattactatgCCAGTTACTTAAATTACCTGGTTTTTACCCTTTTCCTAAGCTTGCTGCTGGCATGTTTGAAATAGTCAGATTAGGAATGGAACGCTGTTGGGTTAtttgcattatttaaaaataaatcttttctaGTCGTGCAGCAGACCTTGAAAGATGCTCAGTGTTGACCAAAATCTCAGCAGCTTTGTGCTTCCTCCCTCATGGCAGGAGCAAACccatgggcagggctggctctccTTCTTATGTTCTCTCTTCCCTTCCAGTTTTGGCTTTGCCCTCACCAGCAAACCATCCTGCTGGGTAAGAGGGAATATGTAAATATGGATTTTGGAGAAGCTGTGCTGGTTAGGTCAGTGACTGGCCAGAAGAGGATCAAATTTAATAAATGCAGTGTGCTGTCACAGGTACAGATAAGGAGCAGAAGAGCACGGGGCAGTGTCTCCACAGGAGTACTTTAAGGTTGGTCCTTTTGCCATTCCAGCCTTTCCGACCTTCTCTAGGGAAATATAGTGGGACATATTTATGtaggtttggtttttattttagtttgcattttaaaatttgtatctCTGTTCAGTGTAGCACTCCTGCAACAGGAAGGGCAGCTGCACAGGTTGGGCACAAGGTTTGGAAATCACATCACAAGGATCACATCAGAGTTATGTAAAGTGGGGAAACCTCTCAGATTCATGAATTGGGATTTCCCATGAATGGCTCAGGTTTTTGACTTAGCTGGTTGTGTAAACAGCAAATAACTGTAAGTCTGGGCAGAAGTGGCAGCCTCAAGCAGTGAGGTAATCATGCAGGGAGATGGTATCTGCCCTCTCTTTGAAGACTTCTTgacattttatcttttttttagTAGGCGGTGAGCAGGTTGCTTGACACAAGTTACTGTTGTCAGCTTTTAGTGTGGTTGCATCATCAATCTgaaaatcttttccatttaACCAAACCACTTCTTTTTACGTGTTTCTTCTCAGTCATACACACAGAAATTGCTGTATGCTGGATTTCAAGGATGCCAAATATCTTTACTGTTCTGTGGAGCAGGTAACTGCTTGATCTGATCTACAAATGTTCCAGTATCACAGTTATTTAAGGCTGAAGACCAGATCATTGTTCACTCAGATGTGTATGCAGATTGTAGCATCACCTGAGTTACAGTTTCTGTGTTGGGTGAAAAGTCCAAGTGCCAGACGTGTTGAGATGGGTCAGGGACCTGATTTCAGCTTGTTGCATAGACTTCATAATAATCTGtgatagaaaaatgaaaaacttgGGTATATCTGGCTTTAGTAAAAACATGTTGGTACCATTATACAGGAAACCAGTACCAAGAGAGGCTTAGCAGATACTTGGATTTCCCCATGAAGGGTAGAAATTCTCTGGGTGTTCCCTTGCATGTATAATCTCTCAATGCAAATGTCATGTGTGAGCAATTAATtgttttatactttttttcAACACTTCACACCCCTAAGTAGGTGCCTGAAACCTCTCTGGATGTTTGTAGTAAAAGCTGagtgcagggacagagccctTCAGCACAAACCCCTGGGGTTCTGTGTGCCAGCTGTAGAGCTGATGGCACTTGGGCGCAGCTTTCACTGGCAATCTGTTGTGGTCTGATCTCTGTGCAAAATTTGAATTGTATTTATGAACAATTTAACAGCTCTGGACAAGCCTGGGCAACTGTTGCAATTAGTATTTGGTTTATTATGGACGACTAAGGGAGTTGATTACCTGTTTTTGTTCCTCTCCCATGAGCTGTGTTCACAGGGAGCATAGATCTTTCTGGAGTGTTGAAGGGATCAAACTGATCATGAATAGCCAAAGTATTCAGAGTATAAATTGCTTTGTGATATGCCAGGAGGAAAAGTTTTtgagctgtctagagagaacaTTAGAGTTTGGATGAGGAATGCAGGAGAGACAAAGGTACCAATTCTTGTGAGATAGGAGAGGATCAATAACCAAGATATTGGTTACATGCGAAGCTCCTCTCTGTGTCAGCCATAACTTGCAGTGGAAGCAGCCTTGGAAAGGCAGCTTGCTTGTGTTTTTTGTCTGAGCACGCTGGGGACTGGGGACAATGGCGTGAGGACGGTGTGTCGGAGGCTGGCACGGCTGTTCCCAGTGCCAGTGTGAATGCCCACTTGTCTCCtgtgctcctgccagcctggccctCGGGACAAAGTCATCTCAGTTACCTTCTCTTGTTCTTTGTTATTTGTGCAaggtttgctgctgctgacccAGAAGCTTATTTGAGAAATTAAACTGAAGGATATGAAAGAGGCTGATGTTTatcaggaaattttttttttttggtcacattctgttccttttcttaaaatgtaGCCACAGTGTATGGCTGGCAGCTTCTTGAAAGCTGATTTTTCACTACTGTCCCCCCCCAAAACTGGCTGTGATTTCATGACATAGAAGAAAGGGAGCATTACACTTAATAATGTTAGATGCTAAAACCTGATGAAACAGCAGTTCAgagtatttctttcttttaacgTTTCTGTCTTGTTTGGTAACAGCAGTAGTACTTCACATCAAATAAGGGCATCCATTTCATTCTTTAAGTGGAATGTTCTTCCCTGGTTGCTGAAATAAATCTTCATACTGCTCTCAGTGTAGTTATTTTTACTGTGTAAGACTGACTGTAGATCTCTCTTTTCATTGTCATTATAGAAAACCTAGAATAAACTCTCAGTTGGTGGCACAACAAGTTGCCCAGCAATATGCAACCCCACCACCACctaagaaggagaagaaggagaaagtggaaaaacaagacaaagaaaaacctgacaaagagaaggaaattagTCCAAGTGTTACAAAGAAGAACACTAACAAGAAGACTAAGTAAGTTTGAAGGATGCAGTATTAAATGTGATGTGATTTCAGTAGCACTGTGCATTGGTTAATTGTGCAGTAAAACCAACATTGTAatctccctcttccctccaaTTCTCACAGACCAAAGTCAGATATTGTGAAAGATCCTCCTAGTGAAGCAAACAGCATACAGTCTGGGAATACTACAACAAAGACCAGCGACTCAAATCACACTTCAAGGTAACTCTAGACTAAAGTTGAGCCTGTGGTATCTGAGAACTGTGTAAAAAAgcaaatgcttctttttttgaTGTACGAGCACTTGAACACTTGAACAGTGAGGACAGATTCAGGCTTTGGAAATAGTAACTCTGTTGTccattctgttttcatttctctgCTAAAATAATTGTATTGTCAGTTGGGTAGTAATGCTTTTTACTGTAGACACAGTGGGGGAAAAACATTAACCAGCAATCGTATCAAATTCTTATCATCACTCGATAGCAGTAACAAAGGTTACCTTTTTTACTTCCTTATCCGTAATTCAGCCACTGTAATTGTCAAGATAATTTTCCAAGTATACACAGGAACTAAGCATACATGAGCAGATTTGCTGGGATCTTGCTAtcaacaaaaagcacaaatggCTGGTTTGATATTTGTCGAAGTTTGAAATGAGCGTATGGAGAGAGGTTTATTCCTAGTCTTGCCTATACtgttcttccatttttttaaatcaaaaattcagcatcacagaacagtttttttattattgaacTTGAGAGCTACAAGAGGCAGCACTGAACTGGGTGCTTTGCCTGTGTGGGCTGTGTAAGAATTGCATCTGTCTTTAAAATGGGCTGCAATAGGTGTTTTATAGTGAAGCCCATGACCTGAGGCAATATTAGCTGCAAACATTTGTAAAGCACATGGGAAATATGGTTGGCACTGCTGATGTATTCAAGTTGGCAAGGTGTGACAGCAGAAAACTCTTATCTTGGAAGTTTTTCAATTATAGGGTGAATATCTTTAAAAAGAGGGAGTATCCTTTGCACAGTAACCCACTGGAATGTAGTGAGGGCAGTGTGAAATCTGCTGTGCTACTGAGCTGTTTGCAGAGACTGTTGTTAACTTTTCCTCAGCCCCCAAGGAGAGAAGTGTCCATTCCTGATTTGATTACAGAGAGGCACCTTTATTGCAATGACTCTTTTCTTGTCGTGTTCTTCTTTAAATAGTACTTATTTTGAGACTTGGGATGCAGGACACTTGATGTACTTAACTAAAGGCATAGTATTAAATGGAGAGATTACatcaaataattgtttttaCTTATTAAAGGAGTCACTCTGTCTACTGCAAAGTCTTTTAGTCCGTGTTTTGTGGCAAGCTTTTGCCAGGACTAATTAAGCCTTAATAGTACCAGGTCTAGCTGGGTATTTTTAAAGGATACCTCATCTCCTTTACTACTTAGACTTTTTAACTGTTTTATTTAGTGGAACTTTTCTTGCAATTCACTGTTCTCAGGAGTGCTGTCAAGAgtctttttctgatttttacagAATGCTAAGTTTTTTTCATGCCCAGATTGCTTAACAGTTTTTCTGGGTATTTTTGTAAATTGTCTTTTAGGGCtctctggatttttaaaaaatcttgtttAAATTTCTTGGATACCATGCCTGTTTCTGACAATATGTCTTGGTTTATACCATGCCTTCCTGTGTGCTTTCAGATTGAATGTTTTGAAACACTTCACTTATTTGGCCATAAAACCCTTTTGCTATAAACCTGAAGCATCAGGGTGtttaattttgcaaaataaCATGAGTGGGCCAATCCCTTTCTTCTGTAAGAAGCAAAAATTGTATGCATGTGCTGAAGAGATTGGTGGTTTCCATCTGTGCTTAATCAACTCTTTGTACAGGGGAAACCCTGAAAACCTCCCAGAGAAATGGTTGGGAAGCTCAGTTCTAAAAGTGATAATGTAAATGTTTGTGAGTGGGACTGTGGGGAAATCCTGTACCTCagccctgcttcccacagcccttccATGTTATTTTGTCCTGGCATTTAAAGATGCATGGGcagttccatttttttcttgttttttgagCTAATTACAGCTCTCAGAGCTGCCTTTTAACGAGCAATAGCCGGAGCTCACGTCCAACCCTGTAGGAAGGCGGAGGCAGCAGGCTCTGTTCCGGTATCTGAGCCAGCATTTTGGCTGTTTCTGAGTACAGGAGGAAACAAATGACCGAGGCAAATTACAGGAAGAACTGGGTTTCCTAGAGGAACTGGGGGCTCGGGGAGGAAAACACATCCTCGTACTACGCTTCCGGGAAGGCCGGCGGCCGCGCGGGGGATCTGCCGGGATGGTACCGGAGCGCCGGCGGAAACCACAGAACCTGCTGAGCCAGCTGGCCTTTCTTGCAAGCCACAAACGAGGTGGCATCATTTCATCTCCCTGTGGTTGCCTCTGCAGCTTGGCAGCTCCTCCGAGTGTGTCTGTGCAGCGTGGGTGcatctccctgccctgggatcCAGAGCACGGCTCCAGGCTTGGAAAGGCCAGTCCTGGAGTGAAGGGGCTGCTGCAAGTAGGAGTTTTCCTGAGTGTTAGCCCCATGCCAGtagtattttggggttttgtctgtattttctgtgtattaaaaatgcttttcctgTGGTACTTGTTAAAAATAGCAGCAGCCTCCTAGGTTAGAtaagaaaatactatttttggTGCGGTAACTTTATTTTTGGTGAGGAAGTTTGCAGAAATACAATTGTTCTATTTTGGAAGCTGTACATCTGTCCtcaatgcatttttctcttctgattcTGGAATACCACTTGGATAACTGCTGCTTAAGGACTTTCTCCTTGTCAACTTACCACTGCAAGCCATTGAGTATTCATGGCGAGTAGAAAATGAGCttaattccctctttttctgttttactgcACTAGCCTTGTGTGCTGCaagtgaggaggagaaaaggcagAGTGGTTTAAAAGCTGGAGCTTGATCCCAAAGTAAATTAaccttccctccatccctctcaATAAGGCAGCTCTCAGCAAGCTACTTTTCACTGATGTATAAAGACTCTCCTTTTTAATTTCCCTATTGGGAATATTCCGCTGCTTAAGTCTGACCCTTAATTAGGAGCAAAAGCTGTAAATTACAGCAGTCTCTGCAGCTGACTTGGAATTTGCTGGTAGCTGAAGGAGTGTCCAAGGCTTGTTGAAGCAGAGCTTTGGACCAGCCCGTGAAATGTGCTTGAATGTCAGCTTCCTAGAGCTTCGACCCTTATTAGCTACATTACTAATTGAATGATAGCACAGCATGCAAATTACCAAGATAATCCTGAGCAATAAGTACCAGGGGGTTCTTTTCGggtgttttgtggttttttctgtccccttttcttttttcctcaacCAAAAGCTCTGGCTGCAAAAAATACTGCTGtacattttggattttatttaCAATAGCCTCAATTCCAGAGGGAACATTATGAGCTATTTTATCCATAGGCTGATTGGGCATCTGATTTGTATAAGCTCAAAGCAGCTGAAAGAGAAGCCAAGTTGTCCCAGTGCCTGTGTTGTTTGCAGCTGCAGAGTTCCAACACGGGGAATGAAAGAGCCGTGGCCGAATGCTTTCATGTGGTTTTGTATTGCAGAGTCACAGCCTTGTCTCATAACATCAGGGCACATGATGAGATGGTGAATTTAGATAAGAGAAGTCTTTCATCTGCCCCTTGGGGAGGAGATCCTTTGCTCTGTCTGGCTTGGCTCTGCTGTGGTGTCCTCCTTTCTGGCAGGGTTGGATAGGGAGAAGCCTGCAAGAGACTCCCTGTGCAGAGCTCGGTGAGACAGGTTGTTCTCTGGGGCTGAGTGAGCCCAGCAGCCCTCAGAGGCACAGGGAGcctggctggcacagggagcaggtCACACCTTCatcctgtgctctgcagcactcTGCCAGCCTGGGTTCTCCTCCCAGCCATTGCTATCTGCACAGGCAAGGCAGCACGAGTCACACcaagtttgttttcaaatgcttttcctaataaactttccctttctcctttatttttatccttttaatAAATGTCTTCTCATTCGTTTTAGACCCAGACTGAAAAATGTGGACAGAAGTACCGCACAGCAGCTGGCAGTCACAGTGGGAAATGTCACAGTAATTATCACAGACTTTAAGGAAAAGACTCGCTCTTCATCCACGTCGTCTTCTACAGTGACCTCCAGTGCAGGATCAGAACAACAGAATCAGAGCAGCTCGGGCTCTGAGAGCACAGACAAGGGCTCGTCCCGTTCCTCCACGCCCAAGGGGGACATGTCGGCAGTCAACGACGA
The Taeniopygia guttata chromosome 12, bTaeGut7.mat, whole genome shotgun sequence DNA segment above includes these coding regions:
- the RYBP gene encoding RING1 and YY1-binding protein isoform X2, whose product is MVMGDKKSPTRPKRQAKPAADEGFWDCSVCTFRNSAEAFKCSICDVRKGTSTRKPRINSQLVAQQVAQQYATPPPPKKEKKEKVEKQDKEKPDKEKEISPSVTKKNTNKKTKPKSDIVKDPPSEANSIQSGNTTTKTSDSNHTSRPRLKNVDRSTAQQLAVTVGNVTVIITDFKEKTRSSSTSSSTVTSSAGSEQQNQSSSGSESTDKGSSRSSTPKGDMSAVNDESF